Part of the uncultured Umboniibacter sp. genome, AGGCGTCAGGCCAGCGGCGGGGAATACGCTACCATCGTAGCTATTCGCGCCAATAATAAGTGGGACTTGCTGCTGTTTACCCTCATTAAAGGCGGTCGCTGGAGTCATCGGTAGGTATTCATCGCCGTAGTAAGGTACAAGGAACCCTGTTACCGCATTAACCAGTTGCTCGGTTGACATATCAGCGTGAGGTTCCGACCCTAGGAGGTCAATCACCTCAGCCGAAGCCGATTCTCCTAGTTTAGCCATTGGCCATGTACCATAGCCACTTTGAGATATAGCGCGAGCAAACAACCCTTGAGATGCTGGACTCGCGAGCAGCATCTGCACGGCCATACCGCCGGCCGATTCGCCACCGATAGTCACCTTGTTAGCATCACCACCAAACACCTCTATATTCTGCTGCGTCCAGCGAAGGGCAGTTTGCATATCCGTCAAACTAAAGCCGCCACTAAACTCCTGCGAATCAATATTGCCCAGAAGACCTAGACGATAGTTAGGGCTGATAAAGATAATCCCAGCATCGGTAAATCGCTTACTACGATCAATCCAATCATTGCCGCTCCCTCCGGTAAAGCCACCGCCGTGGAACCACATCAGTACTGGCGCATCTGCGGAAACATTCTCCGGAACGGCGATATTTAGAAATAGGCAGCGCTCTTCACCCTGAATAACGCCATCATTACCCAGCTTTTGCGGACAGCGGGCGCCAAAAGTGCGGTAGCTGCCATGCTCGTCGAAGCTTAGTAGTTCCGCTCTTTCCCAACGTTTGGCCTCAGCGAATTCCACGCCGAGGTAAAAGGTAGCACCCTCTTTATCCAGGCCAGTGGGCGATGCTTCTGCAAGCGAATGATTGATCATTAAAAGTAGAACGGTCGTAATTCGCAG contains:
- a CDS encoding carboxylesterase family protein, encoding MFLRITTVLLLMINHSLAEASPTGLDKEGATFYLGVEFAEAKRWERAELLSFDEHGSYRTFGARCPQKLGNDGVIQGEERCLFLNIAVPENVSADAPVLMWFHGGGFTGGSGNDWIDRSKRFTDAGIIFISPNYRLGLLGNIDSQEFSGGFSLTDMQTALRWTQQNIEVFGGDANKVTIGGESAGGMAVQMLLASPASQGLFARAISQSGYGTWPMAKLGESASAEVIDLLGSEPHADMSTEQLVNAVTGFLVPYYGDEYLPMTPATAFNEGKQQQVPLIIGANSYDGSVFPAAGLTPESVFALLGEAAMPAYQRYLADFGSQELAFTMMFGELRYALSGWEMAEAHANANLPTYHYYFDYLPSLLRSNLPGAPHGIELPLLMGYDGGWPQPAGGDPVGNELGDSWIEFIITGELPSVGSPVELPERAIKLHHIGALNDVAKHTERMSMLRNALIGG